In one Dermatophilaceae bacterium Sec6.4 genomic region, the following are encoded:
- the purM gene encoding phosphoribosylformylglycinamidine cyclo-ligase yields the protein MSEAPITYAGAGVDVEAGDRAVELMKASVQRAQRPEVIGGLGGFAGLFDASALVGMTRPVLATSTDGVGTKVAVAQALDKHDTIGFDLVGMVVDDIVVCGAEPLFMTDYIATGKVVPERVAAIVSGIAAACAQAGVALIGGETAEHPGLLEPDEYDVAGAATGVVEHSDLLTPDRIQAGDVVLAVGSSGLHSNGFSLVRRVVAAAGWSWERQVEEFGQTLGEEVLTPTRVYAADLLRLIRTDGIDVHGLSHITGGGLVANVARVLPAGLLATLNRDTWTPPAVFSVIGELGRVPQPDLERTLNMGVGFTVMLRPEHADTAIAALGAMGLSAWALGEVQVDAGYKGSRGDVVSGAKGSQGGSAVLLGSHRN from the coding sequence ATGAGTGAAGCCCCGATCACCTACGCAGGCGCTGGAGTTGACGTCGAGGCCGGTGACCGGGCCGTGGAACTGATGAAGGCTTCGGTCCAACGGGCGCAACGGCCCGAGGTGATCGGCGGACTCGGCGGCTTCGCCGGGTTGTTCGACGCGTCCGCTCTGGTCGGGATGACCCGCCCCGTGCTGGCCACCTCCACGGACGGCGTCGGCACCAAGGTCGCTGTCGCACAGGCGCTGGACAAGCACGACACGATCGGGTTCGACCTGGTCGGGATGGTCGTGGACGACATCGTCGTGTGCGGCGCCGAACCACTCTTCATGACCGACTACATCGCAACCGGCAAAGTGGTGCCGGAACGGGTCGCTGCCATCGTGTCGGGAATCGCAGCAGCGTGTGCTCAGGCAGGCGTCGCGTTGATCGGCGGGGAGACCGCCGAGCACCCGGGGTTGCTGGAACCCGACGAGTACGACGTGGCGGGTGCCGCAACCGGGGTGGTCGAGCATTCCGACCTGCTCACGCCGGACCGGATCCAGGCCGGTGACGTGGTACTCGCTGTGGGTTCCTCGGGGTTGCACTCCAACGGGTTCTCGCTCGTGCGAAGAGTGGTCGCGGCCGCAGGCTGGTCCTGGGAGCGGCAGGTCGAGGAATTCGGACAGACCCTGGGCGAGGAGGTTTTGACACCCACCCGCGTCTACGCGGCCGATCTGCTGCGCTTGATCCGCACCGACGGAATCGATGTGCACGGCCTGTCGCACATCACCGGGGGTGGGTTGGTCGCCAATGTGGCCAGGGTGCTGCCTGCAGGCCTGCTAGCGACGCTGAACCGCGATACGTGGACCCCGCCAGCCGTCTTCAGTGTGATCGGCGAACTGGGGCGCGTCCCGCAACCGGATCTGGAGCGCACCCTCAACATGGGCGTGGGCTTCACTGTGATGCTGCGGCCAGAGCACGCGGATACCGCCATTGCAGCACTTGGTGCGATGGGACTGTCCGCGTGGGCACTCGGCGAGGTGCAGGTCGACGCCGGCTACAAAGGGTCCCGCGGCGACGTGGTCAGTGGAGCGAAGGGCTCACAAGGCGGCTCAGCGGTCCTCCTCGGCTCGCACCGGAACTGA
- a CDS encoding DUF3073 domain-containing protein, whose translation MGRGRAKAKQTKVARELKYYSPDTDLNALQRELRSHGTPPPAPPAAVEPEDSDEEGYGDYSRWASEQL comes from the coding sequence ATGGGGCGTGGCCGGGCGAAAGCCAAGCAGACCAAGGTTGCCCGGGAGTTGAAGTACTACTCTCCCGACACCGACCTCAACGCACTGCAGCGCGAGTTGCGCTCGCATGGGACGCCGCCACCGGCGCCACCTGCTGCCGTTGAGCCTGAAGACAGCGACGAGGAAGGCTACGGCGACTACTCGCGGTGGGCTTCCGAGCAGCTCTGA